ATGCAGGTGGAAATCGAAATCGATCGACGCGAACGGTTTTTGCAGGTCCCTTGCCGCGATGGCGGCAGGGTCTTCTACACGCACGACCGGCGGCACCAGGCCCTCGCGGCTGGCGAACGCGAAGTCGTCCCACAGGTATTCGTCGCCGTCGATGTTGATCTGCGTGGTCAGCTTGCGGTGGCAGTCCGCGGAAACAAAGAAGTGGATGTGCGCGGGGCGCTGGCCGTGGCGGCCCAGCAGGTCGAGCAGCGTCTGCGTGCTGCCGCCCGGAGGGCAGCCGTAGCCCTTCGGCATGATCGTGCGGAACCCGTAGCGGCCATCGGCATCGGCGATGATCGTGCGGCGCAGGTTGAACCGCGACTGCGTCTGGTCGAAGTGCGAGTAATTGCCGAGCAAATTGGCGTGCCACACTTCCACCTGCGCGCCGGGAACCGGCCGGCCGTCTTCGCCATACACGGTGCCCTGCATGAACAGCACTTCGGCCCGGTCGCTCTCGGTGCCGTCGTCGAGCCTGGCGGAGCCCTGGCAGACCGGCGCGCCGGCCACGTACAGCGGGCCCTCGATGGTGCGCGGCGTGCCGCCTTCCAGCCCGGCTTTCGCATCGGCTTCGTCGGCGCGGATGTCCATGAAGCGTTCCAGGCCCAGGCCCGGCGTCAGCAGGCCCAGTTCGTTGGCGGCGCCGGCGGCCGAGAAGTACTCGATGCCTTTCCAGAATTCGTTGGGCTGGATGTCCAGGTCCTCGATCGCCTTGCACAGGTCGCTCACCAGGCGCACGGTGATTGCCTGCACGCGCGGGTTGGCCGGGCGGATCGCCGATTCCACGATCCAGCTGTTGACCAGTTTGTCGATGTCGTTGTGCGTCATGATTGTCTCCTTGTGTTTTGCTTACAGATCGGTGGTGCGGATCGAGGACGGGTGCCGGCACAGCGGCGTGACATCGATCTTCATGTAGGGGAACAGCGGCAGCGACATCAGGAGCGCGTGCAGCTCTTCGTTGCCGCCCACGTCGAAGATGCTGACGTTGGCGTATTGCCCCGCGATGCGCCACAGGTGGCGCCACTTGCCCTCTTCCTGCAGGCGCCCTGCCAGCGCCTTCTCGTCGGCCTTCAGTCGTGCGGCCTGCTCGGCCGGCATGGCCGGCGGCAGCTGGACATCCATTCGGACATGGAACAGCATGGTCTCTCTCCTCGTTTGCTGGTTTTTATCTGCGCCGCATCACTTTCGGCACATGAAGCGCAGCCTGTCGGTATCGACGGCGACGCCCAGGCCAGGCCCGGTCGGCACCTGCAGCATGAAGTCGCGGTACACCAGCGGCTCGCGCAGCACTTCCTCCGTCAGCAGCAGCGGGCCAAACAGCTCGGTATCCCACGACAGGTCGGTGAACGTGGCGCACAGCTGAGCCGTGGCCGCGGTGCCGATGCCGCCTTCGAGCATCGTGCCGCCGTACAGGCCGATGCCGGCCAGCTGCGCCACCGCGGCCACCTGCTGCGCCGGTACCAGGCCACCGGACTGCGCGATCTTCACGGCGAACACGTCGGCGCCTTCGGTGCGGGCGATGTTGTACGCATCGACGGGGCCGTGCAGCGACTCGTCGGCCATGATCGCCACGTCGAAGCGGCGTGCCAGGCGGCGCATCGCGTCGCGGTTGTCGAAACGCACCGGCTGCTCGACCAGGTCCACGCCGCCATCCTGCAGCGCGGCGATGCCGCGCATCGCCTGCAGCTCGCTCCATGCCTGGTTGACGTCGACACGCACGCTGGCCGTGTCGCCCAGCGCGCGCTTGATGGCCAGCACGTGGGCCACGTCTTCATTGACGGAGCGGGCGCCGATCTTGAGCTTGAAGATGCGGTGGCGGCGCAGTTCCAGCATCTTTTCGGCTTCCGCGATATCTTTCGCCGTGTCGCCGGATGCGAGCGTCCAGGCCACCGGCAGGCTGTCGCGCACCCGGCCGCCCAGCAGTTCGCTGACGGGCACGCCGAGGCGGCGGCCCTGCGCGTCGAGCAGCGCGGTTTCGATCGCGCACTTGGCGAAGCGGTTGCCCTGGATGACCTTGCGCACCCTCGCCATCGCCTTCGCCACGGCGCTTGCGTCCATGCCGGCCAGCAGCGGCGCGATGTGCGTGTCGATGTTGGCCTTGATGCTTTCCGGGCTTTCCTCGCCGTAGGCCAAGCCGCCGATCGTGGTGGCTTCGCCCCAGCCCTCGATGCCGTCGGCGCAGCGGATGCGCACCAGTACCAGCGTCTGCGTGTTCATTGTGGCCACCGACAGCTTGTGCGGCCGGATCGTGGGCACGTCCACGAGGAAGGTTTCAATGTTCGAGATCATATGTATTCAGTATGGTTCGCGTCGATATGAGTACAATATTCCCCACAGAACCCGTCGTCCAACACTGAATTGGTATATTTTCGATACCTGAAAGGTATAGTTATGGAACTGCGCCACCTGCGCTATTTCGTCGCCGTCGCCGACGAGAAAAACTTCACGCGCGCCGCCGAGCGGCTCAGCATCGCGCAGCCGCCGCTCTCCCGGCAGATCCAGCAACTGGAGGAGGAACTGGGTGTGGTGCTGATCGAGAAAGGCTCGCGGCCGCTGCGGCTGACCGAGGCCGGCCGGTTCTTCCACGCCCACGCGCAGGAGCTGCTCGACAAGGCGCAGGACCTGAAGGCGATGACGCAGCGGGTGGGCAAGATCGAGCGCAAGCTGTCGATCGGTTTCGTGGCATCGACGCTTTATGGTTTATTGCCGGAGATCGTGCGGCGCTTTCGCGAGCGGTACCAGGCCGTGGAAATCAATTTCCACGAGCTGACGACGCTGGAGCAATTGAAAGCCCTCAAGGAAGGCCGGATCGACGTCGGCTTCGGCCGGCTGAAGGGCGAGGACGCCGCGATCCGCCGCATCGTGCTGCGCGAGGAACCGCTGATCGTGGCTTTGCCCGTTGGCCACCGGCTCACGCGCGTGCCGGGGCCGCGCAAGATGTCGGACCTGATGGACGACCCGCTGATCGTCTACCCGAAATCGCCCCGCCCCAGCTTCGCCGACCAGGTGCTGGCCACGTTCCGCGAGCGGATGCTGGTGCCGCGGCAGGTGATCGAAGTGCGCGAACTGCAGATCGCCATCGGCCTGGTCGGCGCCGGCCAGGGCATCGCCATCGTGCCGGACAGCCTGCAGGGCATGATCCGCACGGACGTCGTCTACCAGGGCATCGACGACCGGCAGGCCGTCTCGCCGATCATCTTCAGCACCCGGGCGATGGACCGCGCGCAGGAGCTGGCGGGCATGCTCGCGGTGATCTACGAGATTTATGACGAGCGGGGAATTGCGTACGTGGCGGAGAGTTTATAGATTACGGCTTGATGCCTGCGCCGCGGATGCTGCTGGTGTCGGACACTATTTTCCGAGCGGTTCATCCGGAAAATAGTGTCGGACACCGGTTTTCTCCTGCGCCACCGCTACGTTCCGACAGCATCAACAGAAAGCCGGTGTCCGACACCAGAATGCGAGCACTGCCGGGAACATCTGGCACAGGCTTATCGCGGTAGTGCATGCAAGGCAGCGTGATCTACCAAATTTATGACAAGCGGGGAATGCCTACGCGGCGGAAAGGTTGTAGCGCACTGATGGAGTTCACTTTGTACAGGAAAGCGGGTTTTTACGGACGTTGGGCAGGGCTCGATGTCTACCTGAATGACAGACATACAGGCAACATTCCGGCCGGTGGATGCTTGAAGATTTCCGATGCCAGCCCCGGAGATATATTGCAGGTCCGGATGCAAAACGTAGCGAGGAGCCCTGGATTCTTGATAACCAAGGAAGATGACAGGGCAACCCTGGTGTGCGGTTCGAATCTTTGGGCGGAATTGGACTTACTGAATTTGTCGTTTCTGCCGGTATTGCAAGACAAGGTTTTTTATATCAGACGCCCGATAAAAGACTGATGCTGGAAACCGGTTGATCGGAAGCAGTGCCATTCCGGATGATGCCGAGTGCAGTCCAGCGCCACGTAAGACTCTGGTGTCGGACACCGGTTTGCCGTTGATGGTGCCGGAACGTAGCGATAGCCGGGGAAAACCGGTGTCCGACACCAGATCGCCATTGCTGCGGGTTGCATCTGAACTTCAGCGCGGCAGCGCCAGCAACGCATCATCGACAATGGCGACCGCGCGCGTCCACCCCGCCGAGCCGCGCCGCACCTTGTGCGGGAAGCAGCTGATGTAGAAGCCGTGCGCAGGCAGCGTCTCCAGCGCGTGCAGCTTCTCCAGGTGGCAGTAGCCGATATCGCGTCCCGCCTTGTGTCCCTCCCAGATCAGCGCCTTGTTGCCCGTCTCGGCGATCTTCTTCGCCGTGTACGAGAACGGCGCATCCCAGCTCCAGGCGTCGGTGCCGGTCAGCCGCACGCCCCGCTCCAGCAGGTACATCGTGGCTTCGTAGCCCATGCCGCAGCCGGCGGACACGTAGTCGTTGTGGCCGTAGCGGCTGCCGGCACGGGTATTGACGACGACGATGTCGAGCGGCCGCAGGTCATGGCCGATGCGGTCGAGCTCGGCGGCCACGTCCTCGGCCGTGGCCACGTACCCGTCCGGGAAGTGGCGGAAGTCCAGCTTCACGCCCGGCTGGAAACACCATTCCAGCGGTACTTCGTCGATCGTGATCGATGCCTTCTTCTCGCCATTCTTCGCGTCCATCGTCGAATGAAAATGGTATGGCGCGTCGAGGTGCGTGCCGCTGTGCGTCGTCATCGTCACCCACTCGGCGGCGGCGGCCTCGCCGTCCGGGTAATCCTCGGCGGTGGTGCCCGGAATCATCGCCATGAATTCGTGCAGCGTGTCCGTGTGTTTTTGATAAGTGATCTTCGGCGCCAGCGGCGGCGGGTCGGACAGCACCTCGTTCTCGAGGAAGATGGACAGGTCGATGAAGCGTCGGGTCATGAAGGTCTCCAGTAATTGTCGCGTGAAGCGTACTGCCCCCGGACCCGGCCGCAAAATGGATTGTATCGATCACAGGTATCCACAAAACCGATGCCCCGGCCGACTTGCGGCGCCGGTGGATGTGGCATCATCCAAAAATAAAAATGAAGGAGACACCATGCGTTTCAACCGCCTCGACCTGAACCTGCTGGTCGCGCTCGACGCCCTGCTGAGCGAAAAAAGCATTACCCGGGCGGCAGGCCGCCTGAA
Above is a window of Pseudoduganella dura DNA encoding:
- a CDS encoding muconate/chloromuconate family cycloisomerase; protein product: MISNIETFLVDVPTIRPHKLSVATMNTQTLVLVRIRCADGIEGWGEATTIGGLAYGEESPESIKANIDTHIAPLLAGMDASAVAKAMARVRKVIQGNRFAKCAIETALLDAQGRRLGVPVSELLGGRVRDSLPVAWTLASGDTAKDIAEAEKMLELRRHRIFKLKIGARSVNEDVAHVLAIKRALGDTASVRVDVNQAWSELQAMRGIAALQDGGVDLVEQPVRFDNRDAMRRLARRFDVAIMADESLHGPVDAYNIARTEGADVFAVKIAQSGGLVPAQQVAAVAQLAGIGLYGGTMLEGGIGTAATAQLCATFTDLSWDTELFGPLLLTEEVLREPLVYRDFMLQVPTGPGLGVAVDTDRLRFMCRK
- the catA gene encoding catechol 1,2-dioxygenase, with the protein product MTHNDIDKLVNSWIVESAIRPANPRVQAITVRLVSDLCKAIEDLDIQPNEFWKGIEYFSAAGAANELGLLTPGLGLERFMDIRADEADAKAGLEGGTPRTIEGPLYVAGAPVCQGSARLDDGTESDRAEVLFMQGTVYGEDGRPVPGAQVEVWHANLLGNYSHFDQTQSRFNLRRTIIADADGRYGFRTIMPKGYGCPPGGSTQTLLDLLGRHGQRPAHIHFFVSADCHRKLTTQINIDGDEYLWDDFAFASREGLVPPVVRVEDPAAIAARDLQKPFASIDFDFHLHADSAAAPATEVERSRAAA
- the catC gene encoding muconolactone Delta-isomerase; protein product: MLFHVRMDVQLPPAMPAEQAARLKADEKALAGRLQEEGKWRHLWRIAGQYANVSIFDVGGNEELHALLMSLPLFPYMKIDVTPLCRHPSSIRTTDL
- a CDS encoding cyclase family protein, encoding MTRRFIDLSIFLENEVLSDPPPLAPKITYQKHTDTLHEFMAMIPGTTAEDYPDGEAAAAEWVTMTTHSGTHLDAPYHFHSTMDAKNGEKKASITIDEVPLEWCFQPGVKLDFRHFPDGYVATAEDVAAELDRIGHDLRPLDIVVVNTRAGSRYGHNDYVSAGCGMGYEATMYLLERGVRLTGTDAWSWDAPFSYTAKKIAETGNKALIWEGHKAGRDIGYCHLEKLHALETLPAHGFYISCFPHKVRRGSAGWTRAVAIVDDALLALPR
- a CDS encoding LysR family transcriptional regulator, whose protein sequence is MELRHLRYFVAVADEKNFTRAAERLSIAQPPLSRQIQQLEEELGVVLIEKGSRPLRLTEAGRFFHAHAQELLDKAQDLKAMTQRVGKIERKLSIGFVASTLYGLLPEIVRRFRERYQAVEINFHELTTLEQLKALKEGRIDVGFGRLKGEDAAIRRIVLREEPLIVALPVGHRLTRVPGPRKMSDLMDDPLIVYPKSPRPSFADQVLATFRERMLVPRQVIEVRELQIAIGLVGAGQGIAIVPDSLQGMIRTDVVYQGIDDRQAVSPIIFSTRAMDRAQELAGMLAVIYEIYDERGIAYVAESL